In Actinotignum schaalii, the sequence TACCGTTTACTCATCTGCCCTGTTGATTCAGCAATAAGATCGATGCACCCCCACGTCATATACCCGCGCAGGTCCACACCATCGGCAAGCGCTTCTTTGAGTTGCTCGATATGTGCGCGCAGGTATTCGATGCGGTAATCGTCTTCGATGCGCCCGTCTTCTGTCACAACGTCGACGGCGCCTAGCCCATTTTCAACGATGTACATCGGAAGTTGGTAGCGATCCCAGACCAGGTTGCAGGCAATCCGGATCCCAATCGGATCCACCAGCCAGCCCCACTCGCTTTTCTTGAGATACGGGTTGGGAACGCCAGCAAGATTATTACCCTCAACCCCGCCATGCCCTTCGGCGCTGATGCAGCTCGAGGAATAATAAGAGAAACCAATAAAATCAACAGTTCCCGCGCGCAGCAGGTCGGCGTCCTCGGGGTCCATCGTGATGGAAATACCCTCCTCAGACATATGGCGTTTCATATAACCGGGGTACTCCCCGCGCACGGCCACGTCCGAGCAGAACCAGCACTCGCGCTGGAGAGACTGGAGATTCGCGAGATTATCTTCCGGTGAGCAGGTCAGGGGATAGCTCGCCGGGCCGGCAAGCATGCATCCCACGTGGTTGTCCGGGTCAATCTTCCGCGCCAGCTTCACCACTTTCGCGTTGGCGATGAAAATATGGTGCATAGCCTGGTATCGAGCCTGGAGGCGCTCGGGAGAATTCGTTTCCCGCGGGAACGGCCCTTCCGGCGGCAGGATGCCAGCTGATGTCGCTTCACCAAAAGCAGTCAGGGTCAGATTCACCTCGACGAATGGAATCCAGTACCGCACTTTCCCGCGAAACTCACGCATGATTGTTTCGCAGAACTTCAGATAAAAATCGATGGTTTTCCGGTTCGACCAGCCTCCGTATTTTTGCGCTAAATACAGCGGCGGTTCGTACTGCGTGATCGTGACCATCGGGGTCATTCCGCGCGCAATACATTCGTCAATCAGCGCGCGGTAGAAATCTAAACCTGCCTGATTGGGAGTTTCTTCGTCACCCCGGGGGAAAATGCGCGTCCAGCTGATGGAGAAACGGTAAACGTTAAATCCCATCTCAGCCAGGAGGGCAATATCTTCACGCCAGTGGTGGTAGTGATCCGCCGCAACATGGCTCGGATAATGCTTGTGCGGATCAAGCGAGAGGGAAAACTCCCGCTTCATTGTTCTACTTCCTACACTCAGATGATCCCCGATCGAGGGGCCACGCCCGTCCTCATTCCAGGCGCCTTCGCACTGGCTGGCGGACGTGGCCCCTCCCCATAGGAAATCTTCAGGGAAGCGAGTGGTACTTACATGAGTCACTTTTCTTCCCTTGTCGAGCTGCCATATCTATTTACCCGCCGGCGGGTTAATACCAAGAACAACCGGTGTGGAGCGATAACCAACGCCAATACGGTCAATGCCCAGATCAATAAGCTCAAGGAAATGCTCGCGAGTGCGAATGCATCCGGCTCCCTTGACGGCGATCTTGCCCTCAGCGGCCTCGATCATGGTTTTCACGACTTCAACCGTCGCGCCCTTGTTTTCAGCGCCGGTGAAGAACCCGGTGGAGGTCTTGATAAAGTCTGCGCCGGCGCGGATTGCTGCCTTCGTTCCCTCAGCAACCTGGTCCAAATTCAGGGAGTCCGTTTCAATAATGACCTTGACCTTGGTATTCCACTTATGGGCCGCGGCGACGACAGGTTCAAGATCCTTGACAACATCATCGAGACGGCCGGTGCGCAACCATCCGTAGTTGGCAACAATATCCAGATCCTCAATATCCCACTTCGAGCAGTAGTGCTCGGTGAGCATTTCCTTTGCCTCGGTTGTGGCGAGCCCGAAGGGGAAGTCTGCCACCACGCACAGGCCGGTATCGGTTCCCTCGACCATGGGAGCCACAATCGGAAGGGATGCCGGGTTGATGCAGATCGTCTTGCACCCGAAATCGATGCCTTCCTGGGTGTATTTGCGAATATCATCATCGGTGAATTCGGGTTTGAGCACGGACTGATCAATGTAGCGTGCCAATTCAGCCTGGGTCATATCTGCGGCTTTGCGTGCGGGAATCATTATTTTCCTTTCAGTAGTAACAGGTATTGAACTGCATTGTTCTATACGTACCGTACTTTTATGTTTTAAAATAGCCCCGAAAGCATCGCCTGTCTACGAAATTCGCGGTAATGTTAGCTTTGTACCGTACAAAGCTAGGAGACCGTTGGATACCCTCACTGCCATGGCCAGCCAGCCGCTGAATACCGAGTCCGATCACCCGCTGTACCGGCAATTACAGGAACGGATCGTGCAGCT encodes:
- a CDS encoding glycoside hydrolase family 1 protein, with product MTHVSTTRFPEDFLWGGATSASQCEGAWNEDGRGPSIGDHLSVGSRTMKREFSLSLDPHKHYPSHVAADHYHHWREDIALLAEMGFNVYRFSISWTRIFPRGDEETPNQAGLDFYRALIDECIARGMTPMVTITQYEPPLYLAQKYGGWSNRKTIDFYLKFCETIMREFRGKVRYWIPFVEVNLTLTAFGEATSAGILPPEGPFPRETNSPERLQARYQAMHHIFIANAKVVKLARKIDPDNHVGCMLAGPASYPLTCSPEDNLANLQSLQRECWFCSDVAVRGEYPGYMKRHMSEEGISITMDPEDADLLRAGTVDFIGFSYYSSSCISAEGHGGVEGNNLAGVPNPYLKKSEWGWLVDPIGIRIACNLVWDRYQLPMYIVENGLGAVDVVTEDGRIEDDYRIEYLRAHIEQLKEALADGVDLRGYMTWGCIDLIAESTGQMSKRYGFVHVDFDDAGHGSGKRTRKKSFFWYRDVIHSRGENL
- the deoC gene encoding deoxyribose-phosphate aldolase yields the protein MIPARKAADMTQAELARYIDQSVLKPEFTDDDIRKYTQEGIDFGCKTICINPASLPIVAPMVEGTDTGLCVVADFPFGLATTEAKEMLTEHYCSKWDIEDLDIVANYGWLRTGRLDDVVKDLEPVVAAAHKWNTKVKVIIETDSLNLDQVAEGTKAAIRAGADFIKTSTGFFTGAENKGATVEVVKTMIEAAEGKIAVKGAGCIRTREHFLELIDLGIDRIGVGYRSTPVVLGINPPAGK